A region of Nitrospinota bacterium DNA encodes the following proteins:
- the ruvC gene encoding crossover junction endodeoxyribonuclease RuvC, with protein sequence MKVIGVDPGTMVTGYGVVSELKGVKKCHAWGVIRPMPKAPMPKRLRQIAEGLREVIRSHQPDELALEETFVAKDPRGALKLGQARGVIMLVAEESGLPVSEYSPLKVKQTLTGYGQAEKEQVRVMVRHALALKENPEPLDASDALAIAITHINHTGPLGQAK encoded by the coding sequence ATGAAGGTAATAGGGGTGGATCCAGGAACCATGGTAACCGGGTATGGCGTTGTCTCCGAATTAAAGGGAGTGAAAAAGTGCCATGCCTGGGGGGTTATCCGCCCCATGCCCAAGGCGCCCATGCCAAAGAGGCTCCGGCAGATCGCCGAGGGGTTGCGCGAGGTGATAAGGTCTCACCAACCGGACGAACTGGCGCTGGAGGAGACTTTCGTGGCCAAAGACCCCAGGGGCGCGTTAAAGCTGGGGCAGGCCCGGGGGGTGATAATGCTGGTAGCGGAGGAGTCGGGTTTGCCGGTGTCGGAATATTCGCCCCTGAAGGTCAAGCAGACCCTTACAGGCTACGGCCAGGCGGAAAAAGAACAGGTGCGGGTGATGGTTCGCCATGCGCTGGCGCTCAAAGAAAACCCGGAGCCGCTGGACGCATCAGACGCGCTGGCCATCGCCATAACACATATAAACCATACCGGCCCGCTGGGGCAGGCCAAATGA
- the ruvA gene encoding Holliday junction branch migration protein RuvA: protein MIAHISGRLIQKKPAHAVVEAGGVGYLLFISLQTYYVLPEEGAAVSLHVHTSVREDAINLFGFISAREREVFEKLIGVNKVGPKMAITILSGMPCEEFANAVQNRDVARLSLIPGIGRKTAERLIVELADKLSAADFAPVGGSGVSGGTSALNNDTVEALISLGYGRAEAVRAAREAFNGKSGGRAVDSVQDGIREALKLLSAGK, encoded by the coding sequence ATGATAGCTCACATCAGCGGCAGGCTGATCCAGAAAAAACCGGCCCACGCCGTGGTGGAAGCCGGGGGGGTGGGATACCTGCTTTTCATATCCCTGCAAACATATTATGTTTTGCCTGAAGAGGGGGCGGCCGTCTCCCTCCACGTCCACACTTCCGTGCGGGAAGACGCCATAAACCTTTTTGGATTCATTTCGGCGCGGGAAAGGGAAGTGTTTGAGAAACTCATCGGGGTGAACAAGGTGGGCCCCAAAATGGCCATAACGATCCTTTCCGGAATGCCATGCGAGGAGTTCGCCAACGCCGTGCAAAACAGGGACGTGGCCAGGTTAAGCCTAATACCCGGCATTGGCAGGAAGACCGCCGAACGGCTTATAGTGGAGCTTGCCGACAAGCTCTCAGCGGCGGATTTCGCCCCTGTCGGGGGCTCCGGCGTTTCCGGAGGAACCAGCGCGTTAAATAACGATACCGTGGAGGCGCTCATTTCCCTGGGGTATGGCCGGGCCGAGGCTGTTCGGGCCGCAAGGGAGGCGTTCAATGGAAAAAGCGGTGGCCGGGCTGTAGACAGCGTTCAGGACGGCATCCGGGAGGCGTTGAAGCTGTTATCGGCGGGGAAATAG